One Nostoc punctiforme PCC 73102 DNA window includes the following coding sequences:
- a CDS encoding non-ribosomal peptide synthetase — MTMTQNQQLISLMLRLQNMGCKIWAEDDKLRIRTSKNALTSELKQEIQANKADILAFLNSAKTTTVMAEEIPTLPDDAPKSLSFAQQRLWLLGQLQGPSASYNMPMVLQLDGNLNIDALHSSLAYLLNRHDSLRMYFPTVVGQPQVAIANLEDIEVLTYQVLGTGNQETNVQRFIDAYVQEPFDLSTGPLFKAKLLQLKEHKYVLLINMHHIISDGWSMGVFVRELRQAYTAFAQGQAPNLAPLPIQYSDYANWQRNWLQGEVLENQINYWKHQLGDAPPLLELPTDYPRPALQSYRGDRYTYSLTPELSDAVKTFSQQQGASLYMTLLATLSILLARYSRQNDLCIGSPIANRTHSQTESLIGFFVNTLVLRNQIQPEQSFIEFLQQTRQTCLDAYSHQDIPFEVLVEKLQPERSMSYNPLFQVMFALENNESPDLSLPGLEIEWLGVKGAIAKFDLTLIVMEYDNQLNCSWEYATDLFEKGTIQRLAEKFEVLLKGIIDNPQQPINTLPLMTAAELLQLQCWNQTQTDYPHDKTLVELFEAQVAKNPDNLALVFESQSLTYQQLNQKVNQLAYYLIQNHQVQPDTLIGICVERSLEMIVGVLGILKAGGAYVPIDPNYPQERIKFMLEDSGTSVLLTQSFVKHQLPLGELKYTCQVIFLDKAIFSLQLTDNPSSQSTPDSLAYVIYTSGSTGLPKGVMIEHRAIVNLSLAWAKTFQVKQNSRLLQFGSFSFDLSIGEIATTLTTGACLYLAKKETLLPSQILVDFLTHHKISHSFLSPSALSVLPQATLPDLQCLTVGGEACPAELVTQWATTGRCFFNCYGPTESTVNAALAMLAAGIALCHPNGKKPPIGQPLSNIRIYILDPHNQPLPPGIPGELCIAGVGLARGYLNRPDLTAQQFIEVELFGKVERIYKTGDLARWKSDGNLEYLGRIDNQIKLRGFRIELGEIESILLQHPLVKEAIATLYKTESNQSLIAYVTGINNDLSRQLKNHLKSRLPDYMIPAQIIILDQLPLTPNGKIDRKALPAPNGVIEGLYESPRNEVEQKLTQVWCAVLERQEIGIHDNFFDLGGHSLLAIKLLNNIQQVFEQQLSLSSLFQNPTIAQLAEQLCNTEVQQLNPDLLSLQPQGDATSLFFLPGANGHGFYFRDLAINLGTERPVYGLETPGRDGLSALPESVAAHANQLIDVLRQQQAQGPYILAGYSSGCAVAFEIASQLEQQGETVSLVAILDAGLVSKPEYFTDRAELDWIWQLIRRIEALKGVSLGLQYNDLATKPNDQAKWELAAEYLYRNNVLPEHSTLSLLKTNMKVMKGLTLNYAHYQPTHPISAPIVLFRAQEIHEIVLQEIQAFSDYDLLDWGWQTYTQKPVKVISVPGNHGGMLYEPNVKLLATQLQSVMLEKPGQK, encoded by the coding sequence ATGACTATGACACAAAATCAGCAATTAATTTCTTTAATGCTTCGTTTGCAAAATATGGGCTGCAAAATATGGGCTGAAGACGATAAATTACGAATTCGTACTAGTAAAAATGCCTTAACTTCTGAACTCAAGCAGGAAATTCAAGCCAACAAAGCAGATATATTAGCATTCTTAAATTCTGCTAAAACCACAACTGTCATGGCAGAAGAAATTCCGACCTTGCCAGATGATGCCCCCAAGTCCCTTTCCTTTGCTCAACAACGCCTCTGGCTGTTAGGGCAACTCCAAGGGCCATCAGCTAGTTACAATATGCCGATGGTTTTACAACTTGATGGAAACCTCAATATTGATGCTTTGCATTCTAGTTTGGCTTATTTGCTGAATCGGCATGACAGTCTCAGGATGTATTTTCCCACAGTGGTGGGACAACCCCAGGTTGCGATCGCAAATTTAGAGGACATCGAAGTTTTAACGTACCAGGTACTGGGGACTGGGAATCAAGAAACAAACGTTCAGCGTTTTATCGATGCTTATGTTCAAGAACCGTTTGACTTAAGTACTGGCCCTTTGTTTAAAGCAAAACTGCTGCAACTCAAGGAGCATAAATATGTGTTGCTCATCAATATGCACCACATTATCAGTGATGGCTGGTCAATGGGGGTATTTGTGCGGGAGTTACGGCAAGCTTATACCGCCTTTGCCCAAGGTCAAGCCCCAAACCTTGCACCATTACCTATTCAATACAGCGACTACGCAAACTGGCAACGAAACTGGTTACAAGGAGAGGTATTAGAAAACCAGATTAATTACTGGAAACATCAACTGGGCGATGCTCCTCCATTACTGGAGTTACCTACTGATTATCCCCGTCCAGCATTGCAAAGCTACCGAGGCGATCGCTATACTTACTCCTTAACGCCAGAATTAAGCGATGCCGTTAAAACTTTCAGTCAACAGCAAGGTGCAAGTCTATATATGACCTTGTTGGCAACTTTGAGTATTCTGCTGGCTCGTTACAGTCGCCAAAACGATCTGTGTATTGGTTCTCCCATTGCCAACCGCACCCATAGCCAAACTGAATCATTGATTGGCTTTTTTGTCAATACCTTAGTACTGCGTAACCAAATCCAACCTGAGCAAAGTTTTATCGAGTTCCTGCAACAAACTCGCCAAACTTGTTTAGATGCATACTCTCATCAAGACATTCCCTTTGAGGTTCTGGTAGAAAAGTTACAACCAGAACGCAGTATGAGTTATAACCCATTATTTCAGGTGATGTTTGCACTGGAAAATAATGAAAGTCCCGACCTGAGTTTACCAGGATTAGAGATTGAATGGCTGGGAGTGAAGGGTGCGATCGCTAAGTTTGACTTAACACTGATAGTAATGGAATATGACAACCAGTTAAATTGCTCTTGGGAATACGCTACCGATCTCTTTGAAAAGGGTACTATCCAACGGCTGGCGGAAAAGTTTGAAGTTCTGCTGAAGGGAATTATTGATAATCCTCAACAACCGATCAATACTTTGCCTTTGATGACAGCAGCCGAACTGCTACAACTCCAATGCTGGAATCAAACTCAAACTGATTATCCCCACGATAAAACTTTAGTTGAACTGTTTGAAGCCCAAGTTGCCAAAAACCCTGATAATCTTGCTTTGGTTTTTGAATCCCAAAGCCTAACTTACCAACAACTGAATCAAAAAGTTAATCAACTGGCTTATTACCTGATTCAAAATCACCAAGTTCAGCCAGACACCTTAATTGGTATCTGCGTTGAACGTTCTTTGGAAATGATCGTTGGTGTACTCGGTATTCTCAAAGCGGGTGGCGCTTATGTACCGATTGATCCCAATTATCCCCAAGAGCGGATTAAGTTCATGTTAGAAGATTCTGGGACATCGGTGTTACTAACTCAAAGTTTCGTCAAACACCAATTACCCCTGGGTGAACTGAAATACACTTGTCAAGTCATTTTTTTGGATAAGGCAATTTTTAGTTTGCAGTTAACCGATAATCCCAGTTCCCAAAGTACACCTGATAGTTTAGCTTATGTTATCTATACCTCTGGTTCGACGGGACTACCAAAAGGAGTGATGATTGAGCATCGCGCAATTGTCAATTTAAGTTTGGCTTGGGCGAAAACTTTTCAAGTTAAACAAAACAGCCGTTTGCTTCAGTTTGGTTCTTTTAGTTTTGATCTGTCTATTGGTGAAATTGCTACTACCCTCACCACAGGTGCTTGCTTGTATCTTGCTAAAAAAGAAACCTTGTTACCCAGTCAAATCTTAGTTGATTTCTTAACTCATCACAAAATTTCCCACAGCTTTTTATCTCCTTCAGCCTTATCTGTCTTACCTCAAGCAACCTTACCCGATTTGCAATGTCTAACCGTTGGTGGTGAGGCTTGTCCAGCCGAATTAGTTACTCAGTGGGCAACAACGGGACGGTGTTTCTTTAATTGCTACGGCCCTACGGAATCTACGGTTAATGCTGCGTTAGCTATGCTTGCCGCAGGAATCGCACTTTGTCATCCTAATGGAAAAAAACCACCGATTGGTCAACCATTATCTAATATCCGCATCTATATATTAGATCCTCACAACCAACCATTACCTCCTGGCATACCTGGAGAATTATGCATCGCTGGTGTGGGTTTGGCACGAGGCTATCTAAATCGTCCTGACTTAACCGCTCAACAATTTATTGAAGTTGAATTATTTGGTAAGGTTGAGCGAATTTACAAAACTGGCGACTTAGCAAGATGGAAATCTGACGGAAACCTTGAATATCTGGGTCGAATAGACAATCAGATTAAACTACGGGGTTTTAGAATTGAACTCGGTGAAATTGAATCGATTTTGTTGCAACATCCATTAGTTAAAGAAGCAATTGCCACCTTATATAAAACTGAGAGTAACCAGAGTTTAATTGCTTATGTAACGGGAATCAATAATGATTTGTCTAGGCAATTAAAAAATCATCTAAAATCCCGTCTGCCCGATTATATGATACCTGCTCAGATCATCATATTGGATCAGTTGCCTTTAACTCCCAATGGCAAAATAGACCGGAAAGCTTTACCTGCTCCAAATGGTGTAATTGAGGGCTTGTATGAATCCCCGCGCAACGAAGTTGAACAAAAACTAACGCAAGTGTGGTGTGCTGTACTCGAACGTCAAGAGATTGGGATTCATGATAATTTTTTTGACTTGGGCGGTCATTCTTTATTAGCAATCAAACTGCTCAACAATATTCAACAGGTGTTTGAGCAACAGCTTTCTTTAAGTAGTTTATTTCAGAATCCTACTATTGCTCAACTAGCAGAACAACTTTGTAATACTGAGGTTCAACAGTTAAATCCTGATTTACTTTCACTCCAACCTCAAGGAGATGCAACCTCTCTATTTTTTCTTCCTGGCGCAAACGGACACGGGTTCTATTTTCGAGATTTAGCAATTAATTTAGGAACTGAACGTCCAGTGTATGGACTGGAAACTCCAGGAAGAGACGGACTTAGCGCACTCCCTGAATCAGTAGCAGCCCATGCGAATCAACTGATTGATGTATTACGTCAACAGCAAGCTCAAGGTCCATACATACTAGCAGGATATTCTTCAGGTTGTGCCGTTGCTTTTGAAATAGCTTCTCAGCTAGAACAGCAAGGTGAAACGGTGAGTTTAGTAGCTATCTTGGACGCTGGACTAGTTTCTAAACCTGAGTATTTTACTGATAGAGCAGAGCTTGATTGGATTTGGCAGTTGATTCGACGGATTGAAGCCTTAAAGGGAGTTTCTTTAGGACTGCAATACAACGATTTAGCTACTAAACCCAATGACCAAGCCAAGTGGGAACTGGCGGCAGAGTATTTGTACCGAAATAATGTTTTACCGGAACACTCCACCCTTTCTTTACTCAAAACCAATATGAAAGTAATGAAAGGACTAACGCTCAATTACGCGCATTATCAGCCTACTCATCCAATTTCTGCCCCGATTGTTTTATTTCGCGCTCAAGAGATTCATGAAATCGTTTTGCAAGAAATCCAAGCTTTTTCTGATTACGATTTACTCGATTGGGGATGGCAAACTTATACTCAAAAGCCTGTCAAGGTGATTTCTGTACCTGGAAACCACGGCGGAATGCTTTATGAACCCAACGTCAAACTATTAGCCACACAATTACAGAGTGTGATGCTAGAGAAACCAGGACAGAAATGA
- a CDS encoding ABC transporter ATP-binding protein/permease — protein sequence MQAKTVHNQPITNTPSAFTQFWEDVKAIAGPYWYPTEARGRAFPDVIRAWGMLIILILLIIMLVGVTAFNSFVSRYLLDIITEEKDFNEFINTLLVYGAALVCVTLLVGFSKFVRKQIALDWYQWLNNHILEKYLSNRAYYKINFKSNIDNPDQRISQEIEPLIRNALTFSATFLEKVLEMATFLVILWSLSQFVAVVLVVYTIIGNLIAVYLAQELNKIKQEELEFDADYTYGLTHVRNHAESIAFFQGEKQELNIIKRRFNNIIKSAKRKINWELTQDIFNRGYQAVIQIFPFIVFGPLQIRGEIEFGEIAQASLACNLFATAMAELIREFATSGRFSSYVQRLGEFSDAIEFVNKEPEKVSTIKTIEENHLAFENVTLQTPNYEQVIVEDLSLSVQPGEGLLIVGPSGRGKSSLLRAIAGLWNAGTGRLVRPPLEEVLFLPQRPYIILGTLREQLLYPHTTHKMTDAELKEVLQKVNLQNLLSRVDGFDTEVPWENILSLGEQQRLAFARLLITHPRFTILDEATSALDLKNEESLYQQLQDTKTTFISVGHRESLFNYHQWVLELSGDSSWQLISIQDYQLQKSKEVVINLPKNSEITIDVLPKNESQTQPETSIEIGTIEGLSHKEMQTLTDCSINTIRSKASLGKSITANDGFTYRYDKGPKVLKWVRA from the coding sequence ATGCAAGCCAAAACCGTTCACAATCAACCTATAACAAATACTCCTTCGGCTTTTACTCAATTTTGGGAGGATGTCAAAGCGATCGCAGGCCCTTACTGGTATCCCACAGAGGCACGGGGACGAGCATTTCCAGACGTGATTCGTGCATGGGGAATGCTCATTATCCTGATATTATTAATAATAATGCTTGTCGGCGTAACTGCCTTTAATAGTTTTGTTAGCCGCTATTTGCTAGATATCATTACTGAAGAAAAAGATTTTAATGAATTTATTAATACATTATTAGTTTATGGTGCTGCCCTTGTCTGCGTAACGCTCTTAGTAGGATTTTCTAAATTTGTTAGAAAACAAATCGCTCTTGATTGGTATCAATGGCTAAATAATCATATTTTAGAAAAATATTTGAGCAATCGTGCCTATTATAAAATCAATTTTAAATCCAATATTGATAATCCAGATCAACGAATATCCCAAGAAATCGAACCATTGATTAGAAATGCTCTCACTTTTTCGGCTACTTTTTTAGAGAAAGTGCTGGAAATGGCAACTTTTTTAGTAATTCTCTGGTCTCTTTCGCAATTTGTTGCAGTTGTATTAGTTGTTTATACGATAATAGGCAATTTAATTGCTGTTTATTTGGCTCAAGAATTAAATAAGATTAAACAAGAAGAACTCGAATTTGATGCAGACTATACTTATGGACTGACTCATGTTCGTAATCACGCTGAATCAATAGCTTTCTTTCAGGGAGAAAAACAAGAATTAAATATAATCAAACGAAGATTTAATAATATTATTAAAAGTGCTAAACGCAAGATTAATTGGGAGTTAACTCAGGATATTTTTAACAGAGGATATCAGGCGGTTATCCAAATATTTCCATTTATAGTATTTGGGCCTTTACAGATTAGAGGTGAAATTGAATTTGGAGAAATTGCCCAAGCCAGTTTAGCTTGCAATTTGTTTGCTACTGCTATGGCAGAATTAATTAGAGAATTTGCAACTTCGGGACGATTTTCCAGTTACGTTCAACGTTTGGGTGAGTTTTCAGATGCGATAGAATTTGTCAACAAAGAGCCAGAGAAAGTAAGTACTATTAAAACAATCGAAGAAAATCATCTCGCTTTTGAGAATGTCACTTTACAAACACCCAACTATGAGCAGGTGATTGTTGAAGATTTATCATTGTCTGTTCAGCCAGGAGAAGGTTTATTGATTGTGGGGCCTAGTGGTCGAGGTAAAAGTTCTCTGTTGAGAGCGATCGCTGGTTTGTGGAATGCAGGTACTGGTCGTCTGGTGCGGCCTCCATTAGAGGAAGTGTTATTTTTGCCCCAACGTCCTTATATAATTTTGGGAACTTTACGCGAACAGTTACTCTATCCTCATACAACTCATAAGATGACCGATGCAGAACTCAAAGAAGTTTTACAAAAAGTCAACCTACAAAATTTATTGAGTCGAGTAGATGGCTTTGATACAGAAGTTCCTTGGGAGAACATATTATCGCTGGGAGAACAACAACGCCTTGCATTTGCACGGCTACTAATTACTCATCCTAGATTTACTATATTAGATGAAGCAACAAGTGCTTTAGATTTGAAAAATGAAGAGAGTTTATATCAACAGTTGCAAGATACAAAAACAACTTTTATCAGTGTTGGACATAGAGAAAGTTTGTTTAATTATCATCAATGGGTTTTAGAACTATCAGGAGATTCTAGCTGGCAACTTATTAGCATACAAGATTATCAACTACAAAAATCAAAAGAAGTTGTCATTAATCTTCCCAAAAATTCTGAAATTACAATAGATGTTTTACCCAAAAATGAATCCCAAACTCAACCAGAAACATCCATCGAGATAGGTACAATCGAAGGCCTTTCTCATAAGGAAATGCAGACATTAACAGACTGTAGCATTAACACCATCAGAAGCAAGGCTAGCCTTGGGAAATCCATTACTGCTAATGATGGCTTTACCTACCGCTATGACAAAGGCCCAAAGGTGTTGAAATGGGTAAGAGCTTAA
- the hphA gene encoding 2-benzylmalate synthase HphA — protein METLPIIISDETLRDGEQQAGIFFSYPTKQKLAHLIAQTGVDRLSMMPRVHEQEEELVKSLVSEGLDSLIAAATMTGKQYIDQAKMYGVKRIILFYGLSDRLLFLRDPQIRLLNEFKGKTIDDDIPKKVIERIRQNAIDLIVENLHYATTVAGLTVDFAAEDASRADFDFLVQCIRSFSPYLDHFMLCDTVGVLTPEKSYIWINDLLQRTTGVAFGVHYHNDMGLALENTLQSVIAGATLVSGTFCGIGERAGNVAIEQVLNGLRVRFGIEVKGINYDAIAAVTDYIEQLGIRPAPPYSQTAQRHESGIHVNSLFSDPQSYAALPYNTIEVLFGKWSGISNFQYLFEKQLQNPQPRNQYEKMRSVIKSLAVEQERYFTAKEVLELWKNGVFK, from the coding sequence ATGGAAACCCTTCCTATCATAATTTCTGATGAAACTCTCCGGGATGGAGAACAACAAGCAGGTATCTTCTTCTCTTATCCAACTAAGCAAAAACTAGCCCATTTAATTGCCCAAACTGGAGTAGATAGATTATCTATGATGCCCCGTGTTCATGAGCAAGAAGAAGAGCTAGTCAAATCATTAGTATCGGAAGGATTGGATAGTCTGATCGCTGCTGCTACCATGACGGGAAAGCAGTATATCGATCAAGCCAAAATGTACGGAGTTAAGCGCATCATCCTTTTCTACGGCCTTTCCGATCGCCTGCTGTTTCTGCGAGATCCTCAGATCCGTTTGTTGAACGAGTTTAAAGGAAAAACCATTGATGATGATATCCCAAAAAAAGTAATTGAGAGAATTCGCCAAAACGCCATTGATTTAATTGTCGAAAACTTGCACTATGCCACTACAGTTGCTGGACTCACTGTAGACTTTGCCGCCGAAGATGCCTCAAGAGCCGATTTTGACTTTTTAGTGCAATGTATCCGCTCTTTTAGCCCTTATCTCGACCATTTTATGCTCTGTGATACCGTTGGAGTCCTCACTCCAGAAAAGAGCTATATCTGGATTAACGACCTGCTGCAACGTACAACTGGGGTTGCTTTCGGGGTACACTACCACAATGACATGGGCTTGGCTCTCGAAAATACTCTCCAGTCTGTCATCGCCGGAGCGACTTTAGTATCGGGTACGTTTTGCGGGATTGGTGAACGAGCCGGAAATGTTGCCATTGAGCAGGTATTGAATGGGTTGCGAGTCCGCTTTGGAATTGAAGTCAAAGGGATTAATTATGATGCGATCGCCGCCGTGACTGATTACATTGAGCAACTGGGAATTCGTCCTGCTCCCCCTTACTCTCAAACTGCTCAACGCCACGAATCAGGCATCCATGTCAATTCTTTGTTTAGCGACCCTCAAAGCTATGCTGCTTTGCCTTACAACACCATAGAGGTTCTCTTCGGTAAATGGAGTGGAATTAGTAATTTTCAATATCTATTTGAAAAGCAACTACAAAATCCCCAACCTAGAAATCAATATGAAAAAATGCGCTCAGTGATTAAATCTCTTGCTGTTGAGCAAGAACGCTATTTTACAGCTAAGGAGGTATTGGAGTTATGGAAAAATGGGGTGTTTAAATAA